The proteins below are encoded in one region of Effusibacillus dendaii:
- a CDS encoding acyl-CoA dehydrogenase family protein: MHFRLTDEQRMVQQTIRKFVEKELMPLETEVLRNEREGRPGISREKINELQEKARKIGFWGINTPEEYGGANLGQMMQAIVSMEVSRTFVPFRFGGFADNILYYCNEEQKKRYLIPTINGERISCFALTEPGAGSDTRRISMKAEKDGDHWVLNGEKIFITNGNEADFAMVFAVTDKEKQGHGGVTCFLVDRDMGWRSEYIHTMGEWGPASLIFENVRVPEENILGELHKGYSLGLEWIGFNRWLVGARAIGAAERLLQMAIDYANQRVTFGQPIAERQAIQWMIADSAVEIEAAKWLVFNAAWMLDQGLDNRHQASMAKLYGANMGNNVVDRVLQIHGGMGYTKELPIERWYREARLWRIYDGTDEIQRLIISRNLLKGHVKVGEGL; the protein is encoded by the coding sequence ATGCATTTTCGACTAACTGACGAGCAACGAATGGTCCAGCAGACAATCCGCAAATTTGTTGAAAAAGAACTAATGCCCTTGGAAACAGAAGTGCTGCGCAATGAACGGGAAGGGCGTCCTGGAATTTCTCGGGAGAAAATCAATGAATTACAGGAAAAAGCAAGAAAAATAGGTTTCTGGGGAATCAATACACCGGAAGAATACGGCGGCGCTAACTTGGGCCAGATGATGCAAGCGATTGTTTCGATGGAAGTTTCACGCACATTTGTACCATTCCGGTTTGGCGGATTTGCCGATAACATTCTTTATTACTGCAATGAAGAGCAAAAGAAACGTTACCTGATTCCGACCATTAACGGGGAACGAATTTCCTGTTTTGCTTTGACCGAACCCGGAGCTGGTTCCGATACCCGACGAATCAGCATGAAGGCTGAAAAAGACGGGGATCATTGGGTGCTGAATGGTGAAAAAATCTTTATCACAAACGGGAACGAAGCTGACTTCGCTATGGTATTCGCCGTAACCGACAAAGAAAAACAAGGCCACGGCGGCGTTACCTGTTTCTTGGTTGACCGTGATATGGGCTGGCGATCCGAGTATATTCATACCATGGGGGAATGGGGACCGGCATCGCTGATTTTTGAAAATGTGCGGGTGCCGGAAGAAAACATTCTCGGTGAACTGCACAAAGGATACAGCCTCGGATTGGAATGGATCGGATTTAACCGTTGGCTCGTCGGCGCAAGAGCCATCGGGGCTGCTGAACGACTGCTGCAAATGGCGATCGATTATGCGAATCAACGGGTTACGTTCGGCCAACCGATTGCCGAAAGGCAAGCCATTCAGTGGATGATTGCCGATTCGGCGGTTGAAATTGAAGCTGCCAAGTGGCTTGTGTTTAACGCGGCTTGGATGTTGGACCAGGGCCTGGACAACCGCCATCAGGCATCGATGGCAAAACTGTACGGAGCAAATATGGGAAATAATGTAGTAGACCGTGTATTGCAAATTCACGGCGGTATGGGCTATACGAAAGAACTGCCGATCGAGCGCTGGTACCGTGAAGCGCGCCTGTGGAGAATTTACGACGGAACAGATGAGATTCAGCGGCTGATTATCTCCCGGAATCTACTTAAAGGTCACGTCAAAGTCGGTGAAGGTCTCTAA
- a CDS encoding GntR family transcriptional regulator, with protein sequence MKAIMRENPLYEQIYENLRTAIFSGEIRSGERLVDSRVAEKLQVSRSPVREAFRKLEQDGLLENRDGIMYVYEPSLQDIVELYQVRAGLESVAAYWAAQNLTDQQLDDLKRSLEDVKKALAANRPDDIIRLNTYFHETILTASGNLRLQKMMSHIRSLVFLFRSTLFTKYQRGGDFLPEHEAVLQALVDRNEKLAAEEMESHILKDLAHFKTVFLHDQPAGQRSSPSDMAEQKAKTVEQKSKRRL encoded by the coding sequence ATGAAAGCGATTATGAGAGAAAACCCTTTATATGAACAAATTTATGAAAATTTGCGAACCGCCATTTTTTCTGGTGAAATTCGCTCTGGTGAACGATTGGTTGACAGTCGGGTTGCGGAAAAACTGCAGGTGAGTCGAAGCCCGGTGCGGGAAGCGTTCCGCAAACTGGAACAGGATGGGCTTTTAGAGAATCGCGACGGTATTATGTACGTGTACGAGCCTTCCTTGCAAGATATAGTGGAACTTTACCAGGTCAGAGCAGGTTTGGAATCAGTCGCTGCTTATTGGGCGGCGCAGAATTTGACAGATCAGCAGCTTGACGATTTAAAGCGGTCTCTGGAAGATGTGAAAAAGGCGCTGGCTGCCAATCGCCCGGATGATATTATCCGACTGAACACCTATTTTCACGAGACAATTCTGACGGCGAGCGGAAATCTTCGTTTGCAAAAGATGATGAGTCATATTCGGTCGCTTGTTTTTTTGTTTCGCAGCACGTTGTTTACCAAATATCAACGCGGCGGAGATTTTTTGCCGGAGCATGAGGCTGTTTTGCAAGCGTTGGTGGATCGTAATGAAAAGCTGGCAGCGGAAGAAATGGAGTCTCACATTTTGAAAGATCTTGCCCATTTCAAAACCGTGTTCTTGCACGATCAGCCAGCTGGGCAAAGGTCTTCTCCATCAGATATGGCTGAACAAAAAGCAAAAACGGTAGAACAAAAAAGTAAACGCAGGTTGTAA
- a CDS encoding CaiB/BaiF CoA transferase family protein has protein sequence MKEKPLKGLKVLEMGQLIAGPFATRLFAEFGAEVIKIEGPGEGDPIRTWRIVENGTSLWWYVQSRNKKSIAVDLKQPEGQEIVRRLAQEVDIIVENFRPGTLEKWGIGYEQLKQINPRLIMVRISGYGQDGPYRDKPGFGSIAEAMGGLRYLTGYPDRPPTRVGISIGDSIASMYAVMGALMAVYHRDVKGTGQGQYVDVALYEAVFSFMESLLPEYDRAGIIRERTGSTLPGITPSNTYVCKDGKYVVIGANGDGIFKRLMAAIGYPEYAEDPRFQNNAGRSEHADFLDSIIEGWTKTKTIDEALKVLDEARVPAGSIYSIADIAADPHFQARGMIREVEVNGIGKLKVPGIVPKLSETPGDIDWVGPELGQHTEEVLQKMLHYSDTELQNLKNKGVI, from the coding sequence TTGAAAGAGAAACCATTAAAAGGGTTGAAAGTCCTGGAAATGGGACAGTTGATCGCAGGGCCGTTTGCCACCCGACTGTTTGCCGAATTTGGGGCGGAGGTTATCAAGATTGAAGGTCCGGGTGAAGGCGACCCGATTCGAACATGGCGGATTGTTGAAAACGGCACCAGCTTGTGGTGGTATGTACAGTCTCGAAACAAGAAATCGATTGCTGTCGATCTGAAGCAACCGGAAGGGCAGGAAATTGTCCGTCGCTTGGCTCAGGAAGTAGATATTATCGTGGAAAATTTTCGGCCTGGCACATTGGAGAAATGGGGGATTGGCTATGAACAGCTGAAACAGATCAATCCTCGCCTGATTATGGTTCGTATATCCGGATATGGACAGGATGGACCCTATCGGGATAAGCCGGGATTTGGCTCGATTGCGGAAGCGATGGGCGGATTGCGGTATTTGACCGGTTACCCGGACCGGCCTCCGACGCGTGTGGGCATCAGCATCGGGGATTCAATCGCTTCCATGTATGCGGTAATGGGGGCGTTAATGGCTGTTTACCATCGTGATGTGAAGGGGACTGGCCAAGGGCAGTATGTGGATGTGGCACTTTACGAAGCGGTCTTCAGTTTCATGGAAAGTTTGTTGCCTGAATATGATCGTGCGGGAATTATTCGGGAACGGACGGGCAGCACTTTGCCTGGTATCACGCCATCGAATACATATGTTTGTAAAGATGGCAAGTATGTGGTGATCGGAGCGAACGGAGACGGTATTTTCAAGCGTCTGATGGCTGCCATCGGGTATCCTGAATATGCGGAAGATCCCCGTTTTCAGAACAATGCGGGACGTTCCGAACATGCCGATTTTTTGGATTCCATTATTGAAGGATGGACGAAAACAAAAACAATCGATGAAGCGTTGAAAGTGCTGGATGAAGCGAGGGTTCCTGCCGGATCGATCTATTCGATTGCCGATATTGCGGCCGATCCGCATTTTCAAGCGCGCGGGATGATTCGGGAAGTAGAAGTAAACGGGATAGGCAAGTTGAAAGTGCCAGGCATTGTTCCGAAATTGAGTGAAACGCCGGGCGATATCGATTGGGTAGGGCCTGAACTGGGACAGCATACAGAGGAAGTCTTGCAAAAGATGCTTCATTATTCGGATACTGAGCTGCAGAACTTGAAAAACAAGGGGGTTATTTAA
- a CDS encoding hydroxymethylglutaryl-CoA lyase yields the protein MNQWPKSIEIVEVGPRDGLQNEQDLISTPDKIRLIQKLAESGVKRIEVTSFVSPKWVPQMADAAEVLAGIQLPDDVQQIALIPNEKGYERAKECGVNAIALVVGASSTFNQKNINMTTEESMQRLRPLVEQAKQDGMFVRAYVATTFGCPYENEVPLSKVLTMVEQFLAMGADEIDLADTIGIANPKQVFEVFTKAKAEFPQASFTAHFHDTRGMALANTLAAMQAGVTSFDTAIGGLGGCPFAKGAAGNGSTEDLVYMLESMGISTGLQIGKLYEAVDILLPLTKRQLMGHLYKVRDNGVCVR from the coding sequence ATGAACCAATGGCCAAAATCGATTGAAATTGTGGAAGTAGGGCCTCGCGACGGGTTGCAAAATGAGCAGGATCTTATTTCAACGCCGGATAAAATCAGGTTGATCCAAAAATTGGCCGAATCAGGCGTGAAACGGATTGAAGTTACGTCGTTCGTTTCTCCCAAGTGGGTGCCGCAAATGGCGGATGCGGCGGAGGTACTGGCAGGAATCCAACTGCCGGACGATGTTCAGCAAATCGCATTGATTCCGAACGAAAAGGGATATGAGCGGGCAAAGGAATGCGGCGTCAACGCGATTGCGCTGGTGGTTGGCGCAAGCAGTACGTTTAACCAGAAAAACATCAATATGACGACGGAAGAATCTATGCAACGGCTTCGCCCGCTTGTGGAACAGGCGAAACAAGATGGAATGTTCGTTCGTGCGTATGTGGCGACTACGTTCGGATGCCCATATGAAAATGAGGTGCCTCTTTCAAAAGTTCTGACGATGGTGGAACAGTTCCTGGCGATGGGGGCGGATGAAATTGACCTGGCTGATACGATCGGCATCGCCAATCCGAAACAGGTGTTTGAAGTGTTTACAAAAGCGAAAGCGGAATTCCCGCAAGCGAGCTTTACGGCCCATTTTCACGATACACGGGGAATGGCTCTCGCCAACACGCTGGCTGCCATGCAGGCGGGGGTTACGTCATTTGATACCGCAATCGGCGGTTTGGGCGGTTGTCCGTTTGCGAAGGGAGCTGCCGGTAACGGTTCAACGGAAGACTTAGTGTATATGCTGGAATCAATGGGGATTTCGACCGGTTTGCAAATCGGTAAACTGTATGAAGCAGTTGACATCCTGCTCCCGCTCACCAAGCGCCAGTTGATGGGGCACCTGTACAAGGTCCGCGACAATGGAGTGTGTGTAAGATAA
- a CDS encoding MFS transporter, which yields MKTMDIEVEQIQSSPVMRILPGTRPFWQATIALSIASFLTFATIYLTQPLLPIFTKEFGVSPAVSSLSVSLTIFSLGLGLLFYGPLSDAVGRKPVMFWSMALSVIPTLLTPFVDNFYTLLGLRMVEGFCLAGLPAVAMAYLAEEYSPGALGLAVGLYISGNTLGGMGGRIVSGIMVDFFSWRASFFLFGIITLLGLAVFYFLLPASRFFSAKPFNLKDAVLSMFRHLRSESLRYSFLIGFLLMFCFVGIYNYLTFLLSGAPYRLSSSLIGSLFLTYFAGTVSSTLTGRVLDRIGGKKTIFMGLILAVIGLCMLLIPSLLGIIAGLLVFCFGFFGAHASASAWVNQHATEARASASGLYLIFYYAGGSLGSTLLGFLWKLGGWTGVVEGAIAAMLLAFWAATRLHK from the coding sequence ATGAAAACGATGGATATCGAAGTTGAGCAAATACAATCGTCGCCTGTCATGCGTATTTTGCCGGGAACCCGGCCTTTTTGGCAGGCGACGATCGCCTTATCGATTGCTTCTTTTTTGACATTTGCCACGATCTATTTGACACAACCGCTGTTGCCGATTTTTACTAAGGAATTTGGCGTTTCACCGGCAGTGTCGAGTTTGTCCGTATCACTGACGATTTTTTCGTTAGGTCTGGGGCTGCTGTTTTATGGACCGCTGTCGGATGCTGTGGGTCGTAAACCGGTCATGTTTTGGTCGATGGCCCTGAGTGTCATCCCCACCTTGTTGACCCCTTTTGTTGACAATTTCTATACGCTGTTGGGACTGCGCATGGTGGAAGGTTTCTGTCTCGCCGGATTACCGGCTGTTGCTATGGCATATTTGGCAGAAGAATATTCGCCGGGAGCACTGGGGCTTGCGGTCGGTCTTTATATCAGCGGCAATACGCTTGGCGGCATGGGGGGCCGGATTGTCAGCGGAATCATGGTCGATTTTTTCTCCTGGCGAGCCTCTTTTTTCTTGTTTGGCATTATTACTCTTCTGGGACTGGCAGTGTTTTATTTTTTGCTGCCCGCGTCCCGTTTTTTTAGTGCAAAGCCATTCAATCTAAAAGACGCCGTCCTGAGCATGTTTCGCCATTTGCGCAGCGAATCCCTGCGATATTCGTTTCTGATTGGTTTTCTATTGATGTTTTGTTTTGTCGGCATTTATAATTATTTGACTTTTTTATTAAGCGGCGCTCCTTATCGGCTGTCCAGCAGTCTGATTGGATCGCTTTTTCTGACCTATTTTGCCGGTACGGTAAGCTCTACCCTGACTGGACGGGTTTTGGACCGAATTGGCGGAAAAAAGACGATTTTTATGGGATTGATATTGGCGGTAATCGGATTGTGTATGCTGCTTATTCCTTCTCTTCTCGGAATTATTGCAGGATTGCTCGTATTCTGTTTCGGATTTTTCGGGGCTCACGCGTCGGCCAGTGCCTGGGTCAACCAGCATGCGACAGAGGCAAGGGCAAGCGCGTCGGGTCTTTATTTGATTTTTTATTATGCGGGCGGCAGCCTCGGCAGCACGTTGTTGGGCTTTCTATGGAAGCTGGGGGGATGGACCGGCGTGGTAGAGGGAGCGATTGCCGCTATGTTATTGGCATTTTGGGCAGCGACACGATTGCATAAATAA
- a CDS encoding iron-containing alcohol dehydrogenase: MIHSFFSFAMRTTVHSGAGSRSLLPELVKGLGGRRAVLFTDKGLTNVGITAKITELFEIMPGTQLVGVFDEIEQDAKTDIINRGAQFFKDRNGDTLIALGGGSVLDTVKGIKWMLHKRLIDIREGVLGNTIEMWPEAQYIMIPHLAIPTTAGTGAEVSPIAVMYNELLGVKTNLINPFINADIAILDPELTVGLPPSISAFTGFDALTHAVEAYFSPKNNPMADSFAIQSIRMIVENLPIAVQDGKNLAARANMLMASTMAITCFSLTMNAIPIHNMAHAFGAKFGIPHGLANAVLLPNVMESLPPFYLPRIHGFAKELGVEQIPQDPLECLAAVTSFIRKLREQVGLPSTFAKFNISSDHLQNIVPLVQSDPAGVVFRIPPEVISKVTTEVTGLTTVAM; this comes from the coding sequence ATGATTCATTCCTTTTTCTCATTCGCAATGCGAACAACCGTCCACAGTGGTGCAGGCTCCAGAAGTTTATTGCCCGAATTGGTCAAAGGATTAGGTGGCAGACGGGCTGTCCTGTTTACCGACAAAGGATTAACAAATGTCGGCATTACAGCCAAAATCACCGAACTGTTTGAAATCATGCCCGGCACTCAACTGGTGGGTGTGTTTGATGAGATTGAACAGGATGCGAAAACAGATATTATCAATCGGGGAGCTCAATTTTTTAAAGACCGCAACGGTGACACATTGATCGCACTTGGCGGTGGAAGTGTACTGGACACTGTGAAAGGAATCAAATGGATGCTGCATAAGCGGCTCATTGACATTCGCGAGGGGGTGCTCGGCAACACGATTGAGATGTGGCCGGAAGCCCAGTATATTATGATTCCGCATCTGGCTATCCCCACAACAGCCGGCACAGGCGCGGAAGTTTCACCGATTGCCGTCATGTATAACGAACTTCTTGGTGTCAAAACCAATCTGATCAATCCGTTCATCAATGCTGATATTGCAATTCTTGACCCGGAACTGACCGTGGGATTGCCGCCGTCGATTTCGGCATTCACCGGATTTGACGCACTGACCCACGCAGTAGAAGCCTATTTTTCGCCAAAAAACAATCCGATGGCCGATTCCTTCGCGATTCAATCCATCCGGATGATTGTCGAGAATTTGCCCATTGCTGTCCAGGATGGGAAAAATCTGGCTGCTCGCGCCAACATGCTGATGGCCAGCACAATGGCAATCACCTGTTTCAGTCTCACGATGAACGCGATACCTATCCATAATATGGCGCACGCATTCGGAGCCAAATTTGGCATCCCGCATGGACTTGCTAATGCTGTTTTACTGCCAAACGTTATGGAGTCTCTGCCACCCTTCTATCTGCCCCGTATTCACGGATTTGCAAAAGAACTCGGGGTGGAACAGATTCCGCAAGATCCGCTGGAATGTTTGGCTGCCGTTACGAGCTTTATTCGCAAACTACGGGAACAAGTCGGTTTGCCGAGTACATTTGCGAAGTTCAATATTTCCTCTGACCACCTGCAAAACATCGTGCCGCTCGTGCAATCGGATCCGGCCGGTGTCGTATTCCGAATTCCACCGGAAGTAATCAGCAAGGTGACCACTGAAGTTACCGGTCTGACGACCGTTGCGATGTAA
- a CDS encoding DUF779 domain-containing protein, which produces MLPDTHPLPQFVFTKPARELIDRIYHDYQSPLVLMIANGCCESTAPYLYANYLVSEETRVVWEDHQVAVHLSNHLVFPDGSRFRQVIDVEPNVLGDSFSIETDYGSRLVLRREQIS; this is translated from the coding sequence ATGCTGCCCGATACCCATCCCCTGCCCCAATTCGTTTTTACGAAACCAGCACGGGAGTTGATTGACCGTATCTACCATGACTATCAAAGCCCGCTTGTCTTGATGATTGCAAACGGCTGTTGCGAAAGCACAGCCCCTTATCTGTATGCAAACTATTTGGTTAGTGAAGAAACCCGCGTCGTTTGGGAAGATCATCAAGTGGCGGTACATCTGTCAAATCACTTGGTCTTCCCGGACGGCTCCCGGTTCCGGCAAGTCATTGATGTGGAACCAAACGTACTTGGCGACAGTTTTTCAATTGAAACAGATTACGGCAGCCGGCTTGTACTGCGAAGGGAACAAATCTCCTGA
- a CDS encoding aldehyde dehydrogenase family protein, with protein sequence MSTTMQVMEFPLFINGQWRPASSGETFDVVNPATGAVVAKVAKATKQDAEEAIRVARETFDSGVWSRKKPQERAQVLVQFAQKIVEHAQDLVFLESVSSGGTIRRIGNSDILQIADLLQQTAKFAMEYSYVQSLPVVSFPASNNNQIWREPIGVVAAITAWNFPMILAMWKLAPALAMGNTIIVKPASNTPLSTLKLAELAVQAGLPAGVFNVIAGPGASVGETLVTHPQVDKVAFTGSTEVGRRIMQLASGTVKRVTLELGGKSPSIVLPDADLELAVPGILFGVFLHSGQICESGTRVLVHDSIYDEVVSRLAEAAKSIRLGNPLDPATGMGPVVSKQQLDTVLGYIEAGIQEGARLVCGGNRAVGAGLDNGYFVEPTIFADVTNDMKIAKEEIFGPVLSVIRYSTVEEAIQIANDTIYGLASGVWTSDANKALQIARELKAGTVWINDWHMFRSDAPFGGYKQSGFGRELGRHALDEYTQVKHVHLSMTSEIEQRPWLNILFN encoded by the coding sequence ATGTCAACAACGATGCAAGTGATGGAATTCCCTCTTTTTATTAACGGACAATGGCGCCCTGCGAGCAGCGGCGAAACGTTTGATGTCGTTAATCCCGCCACTGGTGCAGTAGTAGCCAAAGTTGCCAAAGCCACCAAACAGGATGCAGAGGAAGCGATCAGAGTCGCCCGGGAAACGTTCGATTCCGGTGTCTGGTCGCGCAAAAAACCGCAAGAACGGGCACAAGTCTTAGTGCAGTTCGCCCAAAAAATTGTGGAACATGCACAGGATCTGGTATTTCTTGAATCCGTCAGTTCTGGCGGTACGATTCGTCGGATAGGCAACTCCGACATCCTGCAAATAGCAGATTTATTGCAGCAGACGGCAAAATTCGCAATGGAGTATTCCTACGTTCAGTCGCTGCCCGTTGTTTCTTTCCCTGCCTCCAACAACAACCAAATCTGGCGGGAACCGATCGGTGTTGTGGCTGCCATTACCGCTTGGAATTTCCCCATGATTTTGGCTATGTGGAAGCTTGCTCCCGCCCTTGCCATGGGCAATACCATTATCGTGAAGCCAGCTTCCAACACACCTCTTTCCACATTAAAATTGGCCGAATTGGCGGTGCAAGCAGGACTTCCTGCCGGTGTCTTCAATGTAATAGCAGGCCCCGGTGCCAGTGTTGGCGAAACGCTTGTCACACATCCGCAAGTGGATAAAGTTGCGTTTACCGGTTCCACCGAAGTTGGCAGAAGAATCATGCAGCTTGCCTCCGGCACAGTGAAACGGGTAACACTGGAATTGGGCGGAAAATCGCCATCCATTGTGTTGCCGGATGCGGATCTGGAGCTTGCGGTTCCGGGTATACTGTTTGGCGTATTTCTTCATTCCGGTCAAATTTGCGAATCGGGTACGCGCGTATTAGTTCACGATTCGATTTATGACGAGGTCGTATCCCGTTTGGCAGAAGCAGCAAAATCAATTCGATTGGGCAATCCGCTAGACCCTGCAACCGGTATGGGACCTGTTGTTTCCAAACAGCAACTGGACACAGTACTTGGTTATATTGAAGCGGGCATCCAAGAGGGAGCACGGCTTGTATGCGGCGGCAACCGGGCTGTAGGGGCCGGACTTGACAACGGGTATTTTGTGGAACCGACAATTTTTGCCGATGTGACAAACGATATGAAGATCGCGAAAGAAGAGATTTTCGGACCGGTCTTGTCGGTCATCCGTTATTCCACCGTAGAAGAAGCGATCCAGATTGCAAATGACACGATTTACGGTCTGGCATCAGGCGTTTGGACAAGTGATGCGAATAAAGCACTGCAAATTGCCCGCGAATTAAAAGCCGGTACAGTTTGGATCAACGATTGGCACATGTTCCGCAGCGACGCACCGTTTGGCGGCTACAAACAAAGCGGTTTCGGGCGCGAGTTGGGCCGTCATGCGCTGGATGAATACACGCAAGTCAAACACGTTCACCTGTCAATGACTTCTGAAATTGAACAAAGGCCTTGGTTGAACATTCTGTTTAACTAA
- a CDS encoding R2-like ligand-binding oxidase gives MRTEVITTSPRGLQTDSLPYRLYEKAKRFGVWNPKDIDFSQDKIDWHQKLNDQQREQTLRLISLFQAGEEAVTLDLLPLIMTIAKQGRIEEEMFLTTFLFEEAKHTEFFRLVLNAIGETGDLSHHHTPTYRKIFYEILPEAMDRLVHDQSPEAIAEASVVYNMFVEGVLAETGYWSFYEGLNKAGLMPGLMKGIGYLKTDESRHIGYGTFLLQRLICEHPHLFDLVQKRMEQLAPLSFALNQEGYEVNNGVSAFEVPIEETMQFSQKQIMVRMDVLARAKGQTMEEIYKTTEASVGVL, from the coding sequence ATGAGAACAGAAGTTATCACGACAAGTCCTAGGGGTTTGCAAACCGATTCACTGCCTTACCGTCTCTATGAAAAAGCCAAACGATTTGGCGTATGGAACCCGAAAGACATCGATTTCAGCCAGGACAAAATTGATTGGCATCAGAAATTAAACGATCAGCAGCGTGAACAGACGCTTCGTTTGATTTCCCTGTTCCAAGCGGGTGAAGAAGCGGTAACACTGGATCTTTTGCCGCTGATTATGACAATTGCCAAACAAGGACGAATTGAAGAGGAAATGTTTCTGACGACATTCCTGTTTGAAGAAGCCAAACATACCGAATTTTTCCGTTTGGTCCTGAACGCCATCGGCGAGACGGGCGATTTGTCGCACCATCATACACCCACCTACCGTAAAATTTTCTACGAAATCCTTCCGGAGGCAATGGATCGGTTGGTGCACGACCAGTCACCGGAAGCAATTGCAGAGGCGTCAGTTGTCTACAATATGTTTGTCGAGGGAGTGTTGGCAGAAACCGGTTACTGGTCATTTTACGAAGGGCTGAACAAGGCAGGTTTGATGCCTGGTCTGATGAAAGGAATCGGTTATCTGAAGACGGATGAATCCCGCCATATCGGCTATGGAACATTTCTGCTGCAGCGTTTGATTTGCGAACATCCTCATCTGTTCGATCTTGTCCAAAAAAGAATGGAACAGTTGGCTCCTCTCTCGTTTGCCCTTAATCAGGAAGGGTATGAAGTAAACAATGGAGTCAGCGCGTTTGAAGTTCCGATTGAAGAAACCATGCAATTTTCACAAAAACAGATTATGGTCCGAATGGACGTCTTGGCACGGGCAAAAGGCCAGACAATGGAGGAAATTTACAAAACTACTGAAGCATCTGTAGGAGTTCTGTAA
- a CDS encoding response regulator transcription factor, which yields MVSVQMKRYIDLAKTAENHEEKLERLLRGFVELFPFDRASLYAYSPLSHFGQGLLGINQEGVFSIAFIQEDVRRIPPIYRAIQNLQPQFALHVDRENLFPDRYVQEFRLSSLAVVPISHNSTVVGCALMDRSDGKLPSEPILQSLYNYGTLIGETVGSPVRIARKGSLSKREIEVLQRMSDGDSIKGMAVEMGISEYTVREYIQSAMRKMGVQHRAQAVAEAIRHGMIR from the coding sequence ATGGTCAGCGTGCAAATGAAACGATATATCGATCTGGCGAAGACCGCCGAAAATCATGAAGAAAAATTAGAGAGATTGCTTCGCGGATTCGTCGAACTGTTTCCGTTTGACCGGGCATCGCTTTATGCCTATTCTCCCTTGAGCCATTTTGGTCAAGGCTTGCTCGGAATCAACCAAGAAGGGGTATTTTCCATCGCGTTTATACAGGAAGACGTGCGAAGAATTCCACCCATCTATCGCGCCATACAGAACCTGCAGCCACAGTTTGCGCTGCATGTAGACCGGGAAAACTTGTTTCCTGATCGATATGTGCAGGAATTTCGTCTATCCTCCCTGGCAGTCGTTCCGATCAGCCATAATTCTACAGTGGTCGGCTGCGCATTGATGGATCGCAGTGACGGAAAGCTGCCAAGCGAACCGATTTTGCAATCTCTATACAATTACGGAACACTGATCGGGGAAACGGTCGGGTCTCCCGTTCGGATCGCCAGAAAAGGTTCGCTCAGCAAACGGGAGATCGAGGTGCTGCAGCGCATGTCCGATGGCGACAGCATCAAAGGAATGGCGGTTGAAATGGGCATCAGCGAGTATACGGTACGCGAGTACATTCAATCGGCGATGCGAAAAATGGGTGTACAGCACCGGGCGCAGGCTGTTGCAGAGGCGATCCGGCATGGAATGATAAGGTAG
- a CDS encoding YqeG family HAD IIIA-type phosphatase → MTNLFRQLIPSLYVKSIYDIDLDALQAQKIKGILTDLDNTLVAWNSPEVSPELANWLAELKRRGMKVCIVSNNKQPRVEGFARQLGLPSIFSAKKPIRKAFRQAMRLIGTQPHETVVIGDQIFTDVLGGNRMGLYTILVIPLAEKEFIGTKLLRAMERFVLKDLHRRGMVPWKN, encoded by the coding sequence GTGACAAATTTGTTTAGACAATTGATTCCGTCGTTGTATGTAAAATCGATTTATGATATTGACCTGGATGCGTTGCAGGCACAGAAAATAAAAGGGATTCTGACCGATTTGGACAACACGTTGGTTGCCTGGAATTCGCCGGAGGTTTCGCCCGAGCTTGCCAACTGGTTGGCAGAACTGAAGCGAAGGGGAATGAAAGTCTGCATTGTCTCAAACAATAAACAGCCGAGGGTGGAAGGTTTTGCGCGCCAGTTGGGTCTTCCGTCGATATTTAGTGCAAAAAAGCCAATCCGCAAAGCGTTTCGGCAGGCTATGCGGTTGATCGGCACACAGCCGCATGAAACGGTTGTGATCGGAGACCAGATTTTTACGGATGTGTTAGGCGGCAATCGGATGGGATTATACACCATTCTTGTAATTCCGCTGGCCGAAAAAGAATTTATCGGCACGAAACTGCTTCGTGCGATGGAGCGTTTTGTGCTGAAAGACCTGCATCGCCGGGGGATGGTACCCTGGAAGAATTGA